CACAAAGCGCAACGATGCTGCAGGGGCGGCCCTCAGTGGAGGCTGTACCGCCTTCTTGTAACATCAGCGAGTGGGCTAAAGGAGATAGAAAAGACGCGGAGATGAGTAGGAGTGGGAGAAAGCAAAGTGAtgaagtcgggggggggggcggagcagaGAGAATGCTATCACCTTTCTCTTATTGTTACCATCAGCAacatggagagggaggggggagagaagacgGGGCTTATCACATTGCACTCTGTaccacatgcagacacactccCACTGATTAAACAGTTCCTTGATACTGTAGACTGACTGATGACTTATTAATGACGGATGAACAGGCATTTAGCCGCCCAGCTGTACAGCAGCAAGGGACCACTTCACAAATAACAGAAGATCAGTGGTCCAAAGAGGATTGTGCaccatcacactgcagctcaatcttCAGAGCTGGAATATTGCTGTTTTCAAGCATCATAATGTGTAcaacaatgttatttttgttcCTGTGAGCTAATACATTGTGTTAAACAGAAACCCACGACAATGGTTTGCCCccaaagcaaacaaaataaaGTCAAAAATATCATCTAGTATTTGCCTTAATTGTAACTAAAGGTGACtactaaaatattcaaaaacatacagtataaaCATGATTTGTATCTATTGCACAGGACTCATACAGTATATTGACTCTGATGTATCCTATTTAGGATTAATGTATGACTAATATTCATACTAATAGATGTGAAATGATCAGTAATGTCTGAAACAGCAGAGAATTAATGAATTCACTCCAGATAGTTTGTGTAAATCTTGTTTTGGAGATTTATTGGGGCTCATTgaaagtaatgtaatgtgcGGAGcgataagaagaagaaagcggCGTTAATGCTCTGCTGTTACCTTTCTTGGCAGATTACCAGCTCCGGACAAACTAAAGGGCACAGACGCTGCTAGACGAATGGATATTTTCtctatgtctgtctgtcttctcctctcctctcctctattTCTCTGGCTCCCCGTCTGCAACGGACCTCAGAGGTCAAGTGAAGGACAACGCAGGAAAGTGTTTCCTACTCTAAACGGAAGCGAgacctcctcccttcctctaaGACATTCTCAACTCAGACGGGAAAGTCTGTCGCGTCAACTGTGACTTTTTAAACGGCTCCTCAGGACTCCAGAACATCCTTTTCAAACATACTAATAACTAAACTGATCATTTTGTGACACCGTCTGGTTCTGGCAAGTTCTCGTTCCCTCGCTTTTGATCCTAACCTTGAGGTTAACATGAAGCTTAATTCtgaaggaaaacacattttgaagcAAGTTTTGCTCATTTTTAAATACTGCAAAACACAGGATTCAGAGCATTATCCTTTGGATGCTCGTTGTGTGCACCGAGATGTGTAGCTTTTTACTGTCTAACGCACAAACCAAACGGTCGTGTTGTGCCAACATAGAGTAAGTGTGAGGCGTCATTTCTCAAAGGAACATGATTATTCTGAATCAAAAGTGTGCCGTGCACTCTGTTGGATGTTATTCTTTTCCTTTGGGATTGTATTTGCTTCATGCTGGACTTAAACCACTCCACAACTTCTTAGAACATCATTCAGCAGCTTTAACTGCAACGTTTTTATCGCTCATGGTTTGTCCTTAATAACCACTTTATGACCCATACATTTTAACTCGGCTGTTAATCCGCCTCCCTCTCAAAGGCATATGTTTTGTAGCAAcctttatattatatattaaatgcCTTAAAAATTGCCTGTATCATCACCTTTAGTGCTGGGAACATAATCCCCAGTGCAGTGAAACTAACACCATCGACCAGATCAATGATTAATAAGAAACTATATTGTCATAAGCACTGGCAATGTAACATGATACCGTCTGCTCGCTCTCATGGGGCCTGTAACCTTGTGCTTGTGCTGGAAATCAGCTTGCAGCTTTGAGATAGAGACCAAAGGAATGAGCACGGTGCAGAATCTTTTGTCATACTTCTATCTGATGTTTATAATATTCTAGTACGTCCCCTGTGGCAAACGTTTGGAGGGCAAAACAGGGGCTTGAGGAGAGTGGGCAGGTGAAAGGTTAAATAACCTGCAGGGATTTTGAGAATATTGACAATATGTTGAACTAATTGTTTAACCACAACTCATTTTTTCATATCTTTGACCACTGAAGACccattgacctctgcagagcAGATTGTGGTGTGATCGGCATTCTCTGTTACAGCTGCATTGCCAACAGCAAGGAAGACAAAAACCTTCTTTCAATCGTTgtcttattatattttattatcatAGGTGAGGACATTTCTGACACCAATGagttgttaataaatgtgttcacatgtgttttCATTAATTGATCAACTACTATTTGTTGATAGGAAGCAAAGGGAAatatttggaaataaaaaaatggtatGTTTTGGAAtactattgttttctttttttacttgtaAGAGCGGTATTTGTTCCAACAAATGGTGATAGATAATTTATATTCTGATGTATATCAACAATTTGACTTATTACAGATGTGctttaaaatatgtatacatatttaaCCGTAtagattgaacaaaaagagTTTAGGAGTTGGGAAGCAATTTAGTTtgaagtgcaatgtaggtacaTTGTGAAACTTATAtggtttcatgtttgttttactaAACATTAAGAAGCAGCTGGCCAAGCTTAGCTGATCTCTGGAAACGCAGGGAAACTGGGAACTTGATTAAATCCAAAGATAACAAAACCTAAtccacaaatacaaaacatataGCTATGGGTAAGTCAAAcggttatatattatatataattaaaaaacatactAATGCATCACCTAGAGGTAGGGTTGGTCATGTTCTTCAAAAAACCTTTATTGTTATAAATGTTGAAATTTTCCCGATACTTTCAAGATCTGCAATCAAGGTTGATGCCCGAGGTAGGCTGTGTTTGCACGGTTGAACTAGTCCACCACCGCTTAGGTTAATCTAAGCACATCGGCGTGTAAACAATTAGTGGAATATCCATTTAATCCGCCATGTAAGGCCGTAAATGTAGCAACAATATGTCATGAGCAGGCTGTGATGGAAGTAGAAATATATGCATTTGGATCCTTCATTTGCAATAAGTTGCGGCAGAACACATTTTGTCTGTCTAAATTGGAGCTCTGAATCCTCTCCTCCCACTCAGTCGTCTCTCCTCAGTCGACCCCTGCCTCCATTCCTCTGCTCACCTCGTATTACCGTCAGGCACGGACACACAACCTGCCATTGCTTCTTTATACCGTGGGTCAGAAGACAATTTGTGTAAGTAAGGATTACAGTATTTCTACGTGCGCAGCATCCGCCTGGCTTTCGTCTGTGTTGGtgccagaggaggagggacggagaGCGGTGCTGGTCCATACCAGCCTCCccaggctgctgctgccttGTGCATTGTGCTGCAGCTTGCTGTCCGTCATCGCTCCAACAATGTTTTAACTGTGTGACCGCTTTTGTGTGAAGGCAATAGACAGTTGCGTATGTGGAGGCAGGAAAAAGAGGCCTGACCGACACACATACATACCACTATATGAGACACAATGCAGGATATTTTCTGAGGCGTTTCCATAACGAGAAGTGAGGAATAGCTCTCAAAGGCTTTGGGAACACTTTACAGACACCAATGACCTCCAATATCAGCCactgtgtacaatgtgtgttaATAGAGGAAACATCTTACTTTGAATGTGAATTTTTCTATTCTTCTGGAAACAAATTACACTGCATGATAACGATACAGCATCGCCAGCATACTTTACATTCAATAGTTTGGTGAAGAATGAAGAAGCATATTGACAACGCAGTTCAGAATTTAACTACAACCTCATGTGTAAACTAAAAACAAGCATGAGTGATGTTTGGAAAGATGTGCACAGAAGTTGATCAAAGTCCACATGATGTGCAACCTTTGTTTTACTGAAGGGTTTCAgggattttaataaataaatgttacacACCAATTTGATTTAGAGTCAAAGGAATTGTGCTGCCGACTGATTCTTCtacattttctttaaatgtggcCGGGTTTTCAGATTTTCGTGAAAGGACTTTAATGTCCCATTTTCCCAAAATGACaacattttgtcatttgaaGATTGCAACTATCCTTCATAGTGCATTCTTGGTAGCATGCTTAAAGCCACATTAAATGCCTTCGTAGGCATCAGAGGGTACAAAATCGAGCTAAGAGGCTCGAAAACTTCTAGGAGCTGAAGCAATTTGTGCTTCTCCACGACTTCAGCGAGATGAATGGACATTATACATATTACACAAAGTAATACCTCTCAAAAATAGAtgaaagatttgaaaaaaagaaagagcatTACTGTGTTGATGCATAAACACAAAGTATCTATGCAACATTATGTGCTGTAATGTGACTTTTAAACATCGTAATGTCTTTATTCATCTACTGTGGCAGCAAAGCATTATAGTGAGGTTTCAGCCACGTTTGTCACAAACAACGCAACCTTCTGCGGCCGCGTGtattatggtaaaaaaaaaattttgcAGAGGAAAGAACTTTACAGGGATGAGTCATTCGAATTACCTGGAGCTTAAATCCTCCAATCCATTAAATTATGTTATTTTCCTTATCTTCATGTGAACATGGACGGGGCATGAATAACAAATACATTCTAAAAATCTGCTTTTTTATATAGTTATGTTTACCCACTTAGCAGTTTATATTTGAGCCTTTCAGCTGGTGCTCTTGTTAATTTTATCTTAACAATGACTGAGCAAGTAGTAGTGTGCAGTCCAAGGACACTTACAGGATATGTATTATAGATCATGAACGTGTGACAGTCTAATTAGTAGATGATCCCGCTCATCGTTCTCTAATGCCAACTTTGACAAGGTTTCTGTCTCATTATCTGTGTAGTGTCAACTTTTATTAGGAACAGCTTTTATACAGAAAAGCTTTATACAAACCAAATGGCCGTGGGCTCCGCTCAGACCACCGGCCTTTCCCTTCAATTTCAGGCAGCTGTAAAAATCTGataagaatacaatatttgACAACTAATTACTTCCTCCTTTAGCTTAAGATGTTTCAGCTGATATTTACTTTCCGTTTCTCAATCTCCTAAAATACCATTGAGACAACTtcttaaaaaggtttttttgttgGTGGGAAACAGATTGTTATGTGAATGGCAACCTAGTTGGCCTAATAATAAATACCATTCACAGATCTTAAATAAAATGCCATTCATGTGAATAATAAATTGCACAGCATCTGAATTAGTAACTGGTCACGTGttgtgaaataaatacaaatcggTACATTATTATTTGCACTTTTCTTCAACGTTTTACAGTTCCATTCTTTCATCCTGGCTTTGTAACTGAGATTTGATTGCTGCAAGAAGATATTAGAAAAATCAGTTCACTTTGCCTCACACGCAGAGTCTGGGCAGCTCGTGGCAAAGCGAGAGCATATAAGGGATGAGTCTTGTTTTAACTATTCTTCTTGTAATATTCTTGCATAAAGACTGCTATGATTTAGTTGAGGCTTAATGTTTCAACATGAGGCGCCAAAATACACCGTCCTGGTGCGGCCTCAGCTCATATCAGATTAGCCAGACTGGAGGTAGTCTCTCTTCGAGCGTGACGGTCCATGTGTCCAGAAACAGTGAAGATATTCAAAACCCGGTCCACCAACCTCCGTCCGTGCCTCGTCCTCTCAAGCAAGATGACCACAACAGAGTATATTCCAACACCCACAACTGCGGACCCCCCTCCGGCGAGCAAAACCACTCCAGAGATGTACATGTCATTAAGGGCTTGGCCAGGCTTTGGCATGTGATTAGCCAGTGCCAGGTGTAGAAGAACGCCTCCACAAATCAACAGTGACAGCCCCGTAATCAAAATCACAAGCAGGTCGGATAAACCGCCGCTTTTAAGCATGTTGATCCGCCGTCGGCTCCGTACGCAATTCATGTCCTGCACAGCCGAGCTGAGCAGTTGTTTGAGCAGGACCCCCAGGGCCAGCAGGCAGAGGGCTGTGCCCACGCCCAGCCGCCATTCGCTTGACacgctggtggtggtggagagaaGGCCGACCCCGCCCAGCCCGCAGCCCAGGATCAGGAGCACGGCCACGCAGTAGCAGAGCAGAGACTTCCTAGGATCTCTGAACCACcacagctccacctgctcctccaggaTGCTGTGCTGGATCTGTAGCGGGTCTGCCGGTCCGTTAGGGCCCGGCTCATGGCCTCTCGGACTTCTCAGGGGGGAAAAGTTTTCCAGCTCAGGCATTCTGATGCCACTTTCAATGGCGTTGTCTCaaccaccacagaagaagaagacagggtCCTTTTAGTTGTACTTCATTCACCAAATGTACACAAGTTTGCCCTGTGTATTATCCTGAAGAAAAGGGCTTAAGTTTGTGGCAAAagtagaaacaaaacaaatccaatGCACCAAATACTGAGCTCAGTATGTTGTAGTTTTATCCGCCCGAGTCTGCATTCAAAGGTTCCACAACATCAGTTGAGGTTTCTCACGCTAACTGGATCCAAATCCTCCTAAGAGTCGAAAAAATCTGTTTCCAGGATGGTTTTGCAGGGCAGCAGCACCTGAAGAAGACAGATGTAGATGTGTCAGGGTTATTGCAGTGTGTGATTCCACCCATAATGTACACATTTCAGAGAATTCTTTTCTGCTCATTGGTGCCCTCTCTGCCACCGGGAGTATTTTAATTCCTAAGAGACAGGCCGAAGGTAGCTTGATTATCTCAATActtaaataatatttattaaaatgtgaCCATAAAAGTAACAGCAGGttgtaatacaacaaaacaatgtaAATTAATCACATAAAATTAACTAGTGAATGAAAATAATTGTGTTTATCTTGAGTAGACTGGCGAGCTAACTGACTAGCACCTATACCTTGTATATTCTACAATAAATGACAGCATATAAACGGGTGCTGGTTCACATCCTTCATTCCTAAAGCGCTTTGGGGTTACTTCGCAAGCCAGTTTCAATAGCTGAGCCTTGTTACATCAAAGTACACAGAGACTGGTTTTACGGGAGCACTAAAGTGTGGACTTTAAACCTCTATGTTCTAACCCATTCTTGTACCCTTTGAATGAAGAAATGTACTCTTCAAAAACAATCATTGTGTAATTTTTCACATTCATGACACCCaagatgcacacacaaataaaaacacacacactaaaatccCACTAACACACAGTTTCTCTGAGGATCAAAACTTTAAAAGAAACTTAACAACCTTTTCTATCTCTCGTCATCACTATGCTAATAAGTTGCCACTGTTGAGTTTGCAGGAAAAAACAATCATCAGCTGCTGATAGAATAGATGATGCCCgtccacacacacttacacagaaTCAAACATCCAATGCACAAATGTACATTTCGGTTCTCTCAGCCTCCCAAACACAAGGCCACATGAGCTCACCCAATAAATCCTCCTATTTTTACCTTAAGCCAAGCTCACTCGTTTCTACCTAACCTGTGCATATTCTGTACTGAACTGCACAGTTGGTTTTAATATGTTTCATCACACATCCGTTCAATAGTCTGTGTCTAGAAAACCATGTTATTTTCTATTACCCCTTGTCTCTTCCTTCAGTCTTTACCTTACCTCAGCACATAACATTGAAAGTGTAGTCTGAAACCTCATCACACAGCCATAACACAATCATGTAAACGCATAGGAGCACAAACGCACCACACACACCCTGGAGGTTACGGCACTCGACAGCTTGTCTTTTCAAACTGCCGCGGGTGTCTGCTGCTTTACTTCTATTAAAGTGTGCGGTGTGCGGCCCCGGCCCACGCGCCCAACGCGGGCTGGCAGCAGCAACGGCGAGGTTTGCTAACACAAACACCGATCTACAAAATAGAATGAGCACGTCAATCTGGACAAGCGGAACATCGTCTTACGTTTTAAGACCTTGCTTCTACTTTTTAACCATGGGGACCTCTAGAAAGCACCAGTTGAAACGAGGTGAGAGCAACACACAGTCTTAGAAAAGTCTTTGAACTGAAGATAACATTCTTATCAGGGTGGAGAGGTATTGTCCTGTGCTGAGACACGGGGAGATGTGAGGTCCATGAATACAAGGTGTTAAATGAGGACTGTGGTAATTAAAGCGGAGAAGGACGGGTGTGTAATTGCAACATGCTGTTCCAGAAGCTCCTCACGTTCTGTATCTGATGGGTAAtagattgtgtgcatgtgtgtctgcttcCGTGTATGTTTTGCAGGAGTTATAAATTAGCAGTAAAAGGTGAAGGGCATGTGTGTCTCGGCATGTCTATTTATTATCTTGTGATATTCTAGTGAATACTTCCCACAAAGAGATGaaagtgtatttgtatgtgtgcatttgtgcgtttgtgtgtttgttgagtcACTAATTAATCGCAGCTGGTTGGAGCTCACTGTCACTGACAGGTAGCAGAACAGAAATAGCACAGtaattgaggtgtgtgtgtgtgtgtgtgtgtgtgtgtgtgtgtgtgtgtgtgtgtctgaggtaGAGGCGCCAAAGGTGTTAAGGTGGCAAAAACAATACTTCACCTCTTTGTCTTATTAAAAGTTTGAAAATACCACCTCGCTTCATACAGTTTATGAAAGAGGAATTCCTGATTCATGAGACAGCCCAAAGTAAAGCGAGGCAAGGAGAGAAGCGGGTGATGGAGCGGGAGGCGAAGGCATGCAACAAAGATCATGAAATGAAATTGAACGCTTAACGACGCAAGCGTTCCTCACTCTATGTTGTGCTTCTCCCTGGGCTCCCCACGgaaaacgcaaacacacaaaaccgcTGGACTGtacctgcttttctttttccatcacTTATATGACCTTCAGGCTATGACCTCCAGTCACAGAAGCGCAGCCTgactgcgtcccccccccccaccggcttCATTTCAACTGCAAGAGAACAGGTAAGTGGACTCAAACAGCTTACAAACCTCCTCATGACTTTGTTTATCCGAGATACCACAGCAATCTGGCATTAAAGTTCCTAAAGGCCTTTTGGGTTGGCAATCATTAGACGAACTGGTAGTGAAGACCCAGAGAATCTTAGGAGCTCATACAGAAAGATGACCGCAACTTATAAGAAGTTGATGGTACTCTGGCGAAGATGGAGACATTGTGACACTGACGGACAATGTGTCTCTGCTCTCTGATGCATTTTTCTCAATTTACATTGTAGCACTACGACTCCCCACCAATCAAACGCCACACCGTACATTCATCTCCCACAAAGCCAACAGGATCGTTAATGCTGCACGCTCTAAAGGTCATTCACACCTGTGCATCAAAAACCTTGGGTACATGACATCTATTGATGAATCTTTACACCTTAGCTGTTAGTTTTCACACAACTCCCACAATGCTCTTTGCATATCCATGAATACAGATCCACTAATATGGAAATGTTGCACATCAGATAACGCACGATGTACATCCACCGATGGGCTTCTGTTTCATTAAAATCATGCATTATTGCGTACAAAAAAACACCCTTTATCATTTATTTGGGGA
This Gasterosteus aculeatus chromosome 8, fGasAcu3.hap1.1, whole genome shotgun sequence DNA region includes the following protein-coding sequences:
- the tmem125a gene encoding transmembrane protein 125, which translates into the protein MPELENFSPLRSPRGHEPGPNGPADPLQIQHSILEEQVELWWFRDPRKSLLCYCVAVLLILGCGLGGVGLLSTTTSVSSEWRLGVGTALCLLALGVLLKQLLSSAVQDMNCVRSRRRINMLKSGGLSDLLVILITGLSLLICGGVLLHLALANHMPKPGQALNDMYISGVVLLAGGGSAVVGVGIYSVVVILLERTRHGRRLVDRVLNIFTVSGHMDRHARRETTSSLANLI